From the Quercus lobata isolate SW786 chromosome 6, ValleyOak3.0 Primary Assembly, whole genome shotgun sequence genome, one window contains:
- the LOC115993825 gene encoding DNA-directed RNA polymerases II, IV and V subunit 6A-like, whose product MADEDYNDLDMGYEDEPPEPEIEEGAEEDLENNANEDAPVEIEGEEREEQEPVERPRKTSKYMTKYERARILGTRALQISMNAPVMVELEGETDPLEIAMKELRERKIPFTIRRYLPDGSYEDWGVDELIVEDSWKRQVGGD is encoded by the exons ATGGCTGATGAAGATTACAACGATTTGGACATggg ATATGAGGATGAGCCCCCAGAGCCCGAGATCGAG GAAGGTGCAGAGGAGGATTTAGAGAACAATGCCAATGAAGATGCTCCGGTAGAGATTGAAGGTGAGGAGAGAGAAGAGCAGGAACCAGTTGAACGTCCTCGTAAGACCTCAAAGTACATGACAAAATATGAGCGTGCCAGAATATTGGGTACCCGTGCTCTGCAGATcag TATGAACGCACCTGTGATGGTTGAGTTGGAGGGTGAAACTGACCCACTTGAG ATTGCAATGAAGGAGCTTCGTGAGCGGAAAATACCTTTCACCATCCGCCGCTACTTGCCAGATGGAAG TTATGAAGACTGGGGAGTTGATGAACTGATTGTGGAAGACTCATGGAAGAGGCAAGTGGGTGGCGATTGA